From one Trifolium pratense cultivar HEN17-A07 linkage group LG1, ARS_RC_1.1, whole genome shotgun sequence genomic stretch:
- the LOC123902465 gene encoding ethylene receptor 2 — MVKAIVSLLLISSIFLCVSATDNGFPRCNCDDETSLWTIESILECQRVGDFLIAVAYFSIPIELLYFVSCSNVPFKWVLVQFIAFIVLCGLTHLLNGWTYGPHTFQLMVALTVFKILTALVSCATAITLVTLIPLLLKVKVREFMLKKKTWDLGREVGLIMKQKEAAMHVRMLTQEIRKSLDRHTILYTTLVELSKTLGLQNCAVWMPNEEKTVMNLTHELNGRNLNFSIPITDSDVVKIKGSSGVNVLSSDSALAVSSCGVSVDAGPVAAIRMPMLRVCNFKGGTPELTQACYAILVLILPAGEPRSWSNQELEIIKVVADQVAVALSHAAILEESQLMREKLEERNRALQQARRNAMMANQARNSFQKVMSDGMRRPMHSILGLLSMVQDDNLKNEQKLIVDAMLRTSNVLSNLINDAMDSSAKDDGRFPLEIRSFGLHSMIKEAACLAKCMCVYKGLGFMVEVDKSLPNNVMGDERRVFQVILHMVGNLLDCNHGEGGILVFRVSADTGSQGRNDKGWSTWRPSSSSGDVNIRFEIGINSSDAEVGSSVSSGLGGRTYTSDRYEGRLSFSICKRIVQLMQGNLWLVPYTHGIPQSMTLLLRFQLRPSIAIAISEPGESSERNYSNSMLRGLQVLLVDNDYVNRAVTQKLLQKLGCSVTSASSGFECLTIIGPVGSSVQVILLDLQMPDIDGFEVAARIRKFKSGNRPIIIALTASAEEDLWERCMQIGVNGVIRKPVLLQGIASELRRILMQGNI; from the exons ATGGTAAAAGCAATAGTATCTTTGCTGTTGATTTCATCTATTTTCTTATGTGTATCTGCAACAGATAATGGATTTCCGAGATGTAATTGTGATGACGAGACCAGTTTATGGACTATTGAGAGTATTTTGGAGTGTCAAAGAGTTGGTGATTTCTTGATTGCTGTGGCCTACTTCTCAATCCCTATTGAACTTCTTTATTTTGTCAGTTGCTCGAACGTCCCTTTCAAATGGGTCCTTGTTCAGTTCATTGCCTTCATAGTTCTATGTGGATTGACACATTTGTTGAATGGTTGGACTTATGGTCCTCACACTTTTCAGCTTATGGTGGCACTTACCGTCTTTAAGATTCTTACTGCCTTGGTGTCTTGTGCTACGGCGATTACTCTTGTCACTTTGATTCCTTTACTTCTTAAAGTGAAGGTTAGGGAATTCATGCTCAAGAAGAAGACGTGGGATCTTGGACGGGAGGTTGGTCTTATTATGAAGCAAAAGGAGGCTGCAATGCATGTAAGAATGCTTACTCAGGAGATTCGTAAGTCACTCGATAGACATACAATTCTGTATACCACTTTGGTGGAGCTTTCTAAAACACTAGGCTTGCAAAATTGTGCTGTGTGGATGCCGAATGAAGAAAAGACAGTGATGAATCTCACTCATGAATTGAACGGAAggaatttaaatttttctataCCAATTACTGATTCGGATGTTGTAAAAATCAAGGGAAGCAGTGGAGTGAATGTACTTAGCTCTGACTCGGCCCTTGCTGTTTCCAGTTGTGGAGTTTCTGTTGATGCAGGACCGGTTGCTGCGATCCGAATGCCAATGTTACGTGTTTGTAATTTCAAAGGAGGAACTCCTGAGTTAACTCAGGCGTGTTATGCAATATTGGTCTTGATTCTTCCTGCCGGCGAGCCTAGATCTTGGAGCAATCAGGAGCTGGAGATAATAAAGGTGGTTGCTGATCAGGTTGCCGTGGCTCTATCCCATGCTGCAATTCTTGAAGAGTCTCAACTTATGAGAGAAAAGTTGGAAGAGCGCAATCGAGCTTTGCAACAGGCAAGAAGGAATGCTATGATGGCAAATCAGGCAAGAAACTCGTTTCAGAAAGTCATGAGTGATGGTATGAGGAGGCCTATGCACTCAATTTTAGGATTGCTTTCAATGGTACAAGACGATAACTTAAAGAATGAACAGAAACTTATTGTGGATGCAATGCTAAGGACGAGCAATGTCCTATCGAACTTGATAAATGATGCCATGGACAGCTCGGCAAAGGATGATGGAAGATTTCCTTTGGAGATAAGGTCTTTTGGGTTACATTCCATGATAAAAGAAGCAGCTTGCCTCGCCAAATGCATGTGTGTTTATAAGGGCTTGGGTTTCATGGTCGAGGTTGACAAATCTTTACCGAACAATGTTATGGGTGATGAGAGGAGGGTTTTTCAGGTGATTTTACATATGGTTGGGAATCTCCTGGATTGCAATCATGGGGAAGGAGGGATCCTTGTGTTCCGGGTTTCGGCAGATACCGGTAGTCAAGGGAGGAATGACAAAGGGTGGTCAACCTGGAGACCAAGCTCATCAAGCGGTGATGTAAATATTAGATTTGAGATAGGGATCAACAGTAGCGATGCTGAAGTTGGGAGCTCAGTTTCCTCAGGACTCGGGGGTAGGACATATACCAGTGATAGGTACGAGGGCAGATTGAGCTTTAGTATTTGCAAGAGGATAGTCCAG TTGATGCAAGGAAACTTATGGTTGGTACCATATACTCATGGTATTCCTCAAAGCATGACACTTCTTCTTCGGTTTCAACTACGGCCATCCATTGCAATAGCCATCTCCGAACCCGGAGAATCATCAGAACGCAACTATTCCAATTCAATGTTGAGAGGTCTGCAAGTTCTGTTAGTTGACAACGACTATGTAAATAGAGCAGTAACACAAAAACTGCTTCAGAAACTCGGTTGTTCTGTGACATCTGCTTCTTCGGGATTCGAATGTCTTACTATCATTGGACCTGTTGGATCTTCCGTTCAAGTCATTCTTTTGGATCTCCAAATGCCTGATATAGACGGATTCGAAGTTGCCGCAAGGATTCGGAAGTTTAAAAGTGGAAATAGGCCTATCATTATTGCATTAACCGCAAGCGCGGAAGAAGATTTGTGGGAAAGATGTATGCAGATTGGTGTTAACGGAGTAATCCGAAAACCGGTTTTGTTGCAAGGAATTGCTAGTGAACTCAGAAGAATTCTGATGCAAGGGAATATATAG